AGTCAAGAAAAGTTTTGCTGCATCGGTTAATTTAAAAGAGCGATATTTTCATGTCTTAGTCTAAACTgactttgttttaattttaatttaattgtaatttttattatattattatatatttcataaataGAATATTCTACACACtggcttaaaaataaaataagttgatatCTCTCACATTTGAATAGAATCCCgctgcaaaataaaaaataaaaaattgaattgctcaaattttttactttctaataaATAAGTTGttataaatcaaaacataatgaTTGCATGTTATTCAACACTCAATTagacttataaatttatcaatcaTATCATCAATTggtatcttcttcttttttttttctttcatctagCATTCGATCGACGtctttaaatgataaatttaaaatttatttaataaaaaaattaacatttcaTGGAAAGGTAGATTAGATTAGCATTTCAATTAAGAGAATTAATTACCATGATATTAACTCTATTCTATTTGGTTTCttgtcaaaattaaaaaaatttagttgcCTGAAAAATCTTATTCACACGGGTCAAATGGGTTTTCACTACTTATGCAATATGATACTCAATATCTACATTACAtttgagttttgagtctttTCATCAACAGGTTTCATGAAATTGTTTTAAGTCACATAGTAATCTTGCAACTCCATACGTGTGTTCATGTAATGTCTCGAATCTTGTCACTTTAATTCTAAAAGGGAGAAATTCAAGCCCTTTATAAAATGACTCTAATGATTCGCCCTTTCAACTGTAACAGTGactaataatataatcatttggctcaaaatttgattaagttTTTATTACCTAAAATTTTAGGCGATAGTATATTATTATGGGTGTTTTTATTTAGCTCCATGAGTTTGTCCTACTTAAATTTTCCGCTAATGCAAATTACCTCCATCTTGTCATGCATCCGAAATCGCAATTTctaaggttatgtttggatgttgaactaaattgaattgagttgagttgagttgaaatgataaaatattgttagaatattattttttaatattattattattttaaaatttgaaaaagttgaattgtttattatattttgtgttgaaatttaaaaaaattataaagatgagttgagatgagtttatgtaccaactcatctcaaccccCTTCCCTAGAGTTAGAGATGTCATGTGCTTACGTACATATAGTCAGACAAgatatttcattatttaataaaacattttttatcatataaaatagtTGATAAACTAAATCATGTCTTAACCAATCATAACCAAAATTCTCAAACTGACTAAAATGGAAATCATACAATAAAGTCACTAAGTTCATAGTCTGCTCATTCTAAACTTGGTTTGCTTGCTCGCACTGATTATCATCCTGACCAgggtagtttaaaaaaatgaaataaaattaaaatgagtcaaaaactcaataaaaaatccatcacaatgtaaacataataaacataaggatttttataaagagttttCATATTGAGAGTTTAAAATCATGACTGATCATACTGAtacttatgctatgcatgacttgtcttgatttatttgaattaacttACTGATCTAATTTATCTTACTGATCTGACTTATTTGGCTAGCTAACACACTTAACTAtgtgtgtaaggttgtgcacTAACTTTTCCTACTACAACAAAGACAGCCGACTGTGTAGTACTCTGGCATACTACGGTGGACCACGCTCGAGTCCATGACTTGCACGCCCACCCTTATCTGAACTACATTAGTactatgcatctgaatgaccatcttatttactgattaactgatattatcttatattgcacttgaacttaagatagcttacatgtcttatgcgacgtgagatgcatgatatacatactgatataaattactataaatTTCTGAATCTGAACATTAGcgaataaaatcacaataaaaatagatctatataaatatataaatatatactatagaAAGGAGGAAGAGAATACGTGAATGGGCTTAAAATAGGCGTCTGGATGTTGGGTAATCGGCTTGGGATTTTTCTATGGCCTTGAGTCTTGCTCTTTATGCATATAAGCATGGACTTCCAATTTAATGGGTTGAGTAGCCTTAGTAACCTTAGTGATCCGATATACTAAATTTGAAACTGAGCCTAGCtcatacaataatatttttgagctggttaaataattattgaatttcacaaaattattaatcgtcaaaaataaattttaggttggtaattatctaataatttgcAATTGGACTTTTCAACATAAcccatcaacaaaatttagatccaataaaattatccttATAATATTGGACCCGTTCGTTACAAATGGTGAAAGAAATGAatcaaaataaggaaaaaaaaaaatccctccaCTCAACACAAAAAGATTGCAGCCATGGACATAATAAgactggctctgataccaatagttagaaaatataatatttttgaatgagtaATAACACCTATAGAAAATGCAATTCGATTtgctaaaaaattctaaactgaaataaaagataaaaatcaatTGCAGAACTCTTAGGAAGTCTCAactatatttcatatttttatcaacATGTGAAACATTTATTTAGACCGTTGTTTAGACGAGTAGAGAAAGATCTGCCAACATAGAcataagaaattataattatatataagataatattattataatttataacataaaactttaattttaaacatgaaaatttatttgatcatatgttttaaacataatatatatatattaataacattttctggcttaataaattctcaacatattccttttaataaatacataatatattagtaatactaatatacattagtatattaattatatttcgttttaattaattagtatattaatgtatattagtatattaattacattttatgccttaatactaatactattaaaaccATAAAACGAGACCGAACCGGTAAAATCGGAGGTATCGGTTTCGGAAtataaccggtgcgtaatcagttttTCAGAAATGCAAAACCGATACATACTGATTCAGTcctaaattttgttcaaaatcgGACTGGTTATACCCCTGCTCACTTGTATTGCATTAGAGATGCTAATTGGAAGCTAATGCTTGCACATGCAGCCAAttaggagtgtaaccggtccagttTGGTCCattttttgacaaattttaGAACCGAACTGGTATGCACCGGTTTTACACTTTCAATAACCAATACCGTACTGGTTAcactcctaaaccggtactttcaaTTTTACTGGTTCCAGTCCAGTTCGGttcgatttttcaatttttaatatatgttaaatctctaatctcttatatttatatatatatatatattaatatatataaatattagtaatacactaatactattagtatatagtatatagtaatactattggtatagtactattaatatatgttagcgataatatagtaattaatatactaatatttattagtattactaaaatatttataaaaaagaatatgttgagaatttattaagccataaaatgtaattaatatatattttatatttaaaacatatgatcaaataaatgttcatgtttaagattaaaattttatgttataaattataatataacattattttatatataattataatttatataattatatataatataaaaaaaattaattaaaaatatataaatatgcgaaTTGGTCCAATATGGTCCAGttctagaaaatataaaattgagaCCCGACCAGTTATGACCGATTTTTATAATGGAGGAACGGGTCCGGGACCGAACCGGCccaaaaccagaccgaaccAACATGTCCGGGCCTGTTCGGTCTGGTTTTCAGattctctaatttatttttacagcccTACAACCAGTGCACAAGGAATTTTATGTCCAAAAAGTCTATTTGCACCCGGGGTTGGGGAACCCCCGCGTACCCGAGCGTCCACGTGTACAATAGTGAAACGGTgcatttgatttttgatttcTGAAATTCGATGGAACCCCACAGAACACCCCCAACGACCATGAAGATGAAATAGAGCATGAAACACAGCAAGCTTCCCAAGCAAGCCGCCCCACCGACAACTACGAAGACGAAACACGAAGGGAGGTACAAGTGCTTCTCATCTTGTTCTACTCAAACAAGTTGCCCCACCGACGACCAAGAAGATGAAACACGAAGGGAGGTACAGGTTcttttcaacttcttcttcGCATTTTTAAATCGATTCAAAATCTTCCATTGGTAGTGTTTATTCAACCCATGATTTCGAAATTTCCAAAATCATCGAATCGAAATTGTGCTTGATTTTGAAATCTTGTACACCTAGAAACATTGTCAGGTGAACACAGCTCTGGTTCATTGTTATTTTCCACATAGTTTTTAGCTATTGTATATAGTAACTCAGGATCTCGTTGCAATTAGCTTAAAGAAGCACATTTATTCCTCTAACTCTAGCTTTGAAATACCATGATTCCAAACAACATTGAATGAAAGAACTTATTCCATATATAATGCACAACGAGAAAAATACAGACAAATTTGAatcccattaaaaaaatttgaataccCAAATTTTTATGGTATACTTATCAAATTCTTCTTTGCCATGAAAAATGATCATTATTGTCAGTGCAAGTCACTACTCTCAGCCTTGGTGTACCCTTTATTcatcataaaaactaaaatacccTAATTTATATTACAATGCGCATGAACTCtccttctctctatctcttcttttcctttcctatgCATAAGTGGTGGCCAAAAGCTTGGATTCCTTcctttttacttacaaaaaggAATATCATGTCATTACAAGAAGCCAAAGatatagaaaaatagaaacaaaaactgCATAAAACAGAGGAACAAAGAATGCTCATGCCCACGACGACACTCTCTCTTTCAAAAATTGACCACCGGCGCAGATGGAGGTTTGACGGCACGATGGGGCTTATTTCTTCGACGGCACCCAACGCTGGGTAGATGTAAAATATGAGGAATGGTCCTCAACGATCTTCTGCGATGGGGGTTCGATGGCATGACAACGCATATTCTTCTGGGATGGGTTATTGTCACACAATCGATTTTGGCACTAGCTGAGTGGGTTTGATTTCTGCTTCTGAAATcgattttggtttggttttttttttttttataataatatcgtCTGACGTGACTCACGTCAGCCGATTCCCCAAAAGGTACCCAACGGCGGGTACTTGTATCAGAATTGTTTTAGGTCACTAGTTTACTATCTGATTAATTGTCTACTACTTTGGGtctaaaacattttctttcaccCATCCTGAAACCGTTATGGTTGGATTAACAGAGATGAAGTTGAATATTCTAAGCACATTCAGTTATATGAAAACATTCCTAAATATAATGCATGCACACATATATGATATGTTGCACTTTACCTAGTTTATTTTCGTCGTAAAAATAAGAGCTCTTATCAATGCGCCCTTTCGATATCTGAGATTTTGCCTAAATATCTACAATTTGCTGCCTCAAGCAAGggagaaagttgaaaaagaggGATTTGAAATAAGCATCACAAGACAAGTTTAAAGGCTAATGCAAAGGCCTCGTAGAAAATGAAGGGGAGGGACTTGCTAAGGTTATACATCTGTGCTATTGCCCTATTGATTGGGGAGACGAATACAGGTAAGTTTTCTGTGCCACAACTACAACGTTTATGCACGCACCTGACTACTGCTTTTACTGTGACCTTGGTGATGAGTCTTCTGCTCCTTTAGTAAGCAACTCTAATCATTCTTCACTCATCCTATAGCTGAGAGTGAAACAATTTCATGGATGATGTTTAGCACTTTTTGTTCGTACCATGAAGGGCATCAGATCTGCGGATCATGTAACATCCAACCGTGTCCAAAGTGTACGATGAACAGTTTAAATCAGCAGAAGTGAGTCGCACCTATACTCGGCGCTCTAAACATCATGCTGAGCATACTGcacaagtatttttcttttccatcccGAGAGATAAGACCGTAGGATATCAGTCGCTTGATGAATCCCATCCACACCGCATATATGACAAGATTTGattgacaaaatttaaattttaactcaaattatgtcatgttaaTGGCATGGAAGGTGTGTGTCTTCAACACGACTTGTAAAAGGCTTTTCTCACTTGGTAATTGGTATATATGTAGTGGCTGAAAAGCTTTACTGAAATAAAATGCACGTCATATAACTTTAATGAGTGGAAAGCACAAGAAGTGTGATCTAAACATATGCACTCAGCACAATTCAGTTGAAAATGACTAGCAGCCATAAAAATCCCTAGTATTCAATATATTGTTACATTACTTGTATCCATATGCTTCGATTTGGGaacttattttctttccatatttGAATAACATTATAAGAGGCCTTCCGATAGTGAGGGTTTTTGGCTGATTTCCAAACAATTTCGCATTGTCTTTCCGAGTTTTCATGCAAAAACCCTCGAGGCCCGTTTAAAAAGCTTTGGTGGGGGCGTTTAGACCAACTTTCTTCTTCCTATACTAAAATGCTTTTCGGGAAAAGTACAATAGCAGCTTCAAACACATCAAATCAGACTGTCAAGATGACAAAAAAGTATGctattattttagttatgtatttttaagtattttgtgaataataataataaaatattaaataatagataaataatagtgatgtattctcaaaatatctaaatatccaaattaggccTAAATAATGCACCTGGAAACTGGAAAGTgtttattttagtagtttataGTGCGCATTATAAAACATGCGTGTCAACTCCCGAATATAAATTGTATATTCTCcaagaataatgctacatacaattgtGAAATGCACAAATACTAtatagttattttgaaaaataataaagtctactattaaaaaattattattttttcttgttaatcatgtatttatttatttattttttaaagtgattacataGTACTTTCGCACTCATGAcagcaactatcatttctcatttcccaaactattattatattgaTCAACAATTAAACACTAAATCATGCATGAGCAGACTTgctaaaacataaattcatatttaatccGATAACTTTTTTTCCCAACGATcagattttcttttccaaatggGAAGCCATACGGACTATGTGAGAAGTCGACTTatcaaaaagacaaaaatggGAGCAAGTCCAGATTAgccttcaaaataataataaagctaaATTAGCCTTCTCAAGTTGAGTCAACCTGATTAATAATCAAGAATCTCTAAAGTTCTTAGAATAATCTACCAATCctgacaatcaaattcaattgtCGAGACTTTTAGAGATTTCCAATTATCATACCACCTATTTTCAGATGCTGTAACCACTACAAAACTATCCCAAACCAGGTAAACCACCATATCACTACTGGAGAGTGGAGACATTTTCAAGGTGAAATCTGAGTTGCTTCAGCCATGCAGTTGAGATAATAAGATATGGTGAGTCGGGACTAGAAGAACTCTTGTATACAGATGCAAGGAAATGAGGACAAGTTCAAATTAGAGTTGGAGTAACATACATGGCAAGAAAAAATGATTGTTGCCAGACAGGAATTACAGAGTGCAGGGGTGTCATTTAACAAAAGTGGATGGGTAGTGATCGAAGGATCTGGATTGGGAATTCAGGGGATTTGAGAGCAGGCAGGACCCACATCACATGTACCAGCATGCCAGAGAAGGGGGCCGAGGCCAAAAGGACCCTATCTCAATTCCATGCCTTATTTTTTCGCCCAATTTACTGCCCAAATTGCAGATCCCTATCCATGTTCACATATGGACCCGCATCAAACCTGGTAGTAAATTATGCAGAAGAAACCAAGTACATGGTGATTGCATTTGGGAGGATATTAAAAGATCCACTTAGCATCCGGTAAAAAATTATAGCACTAGGAAGGATCTCAAAAGGCTGTACAAGTCTCAAATTCTTGTTCCTCTTGCCTCTAGAACTAATAGCAGATTCAAGGCCAACCGAAACACAAAGAACTTCTATTTAAGCAGTTCAATCAGCCCACAGTCCGGAGAACAGCTATTGTGCCTAGAATCCAAAGTTTCCCgtcctatttttgtttttaattttttccatcaCCTAAAGATCTAAAACTTAGGCTTTCATGATAAAGGAAAGTGAAATCTACCTAGCAAAGAGAAAGTGGAACACCCTCTAATCCTCCTGAGTAGCTAGCAATTAACTACTACCAACGGCAACAAGAAATCTATTTCGTCACATATCATCAACCAACACTCTGATCCAGCCTCCATTACCAGAAACAAGCTTAACCACAGTCAATTAAAAAATGCAGGAACCAAAATCGAGACCAACCACAAACCAATCAAAGATACCCGCCGAATTACGTAGAACACTCATCATTGAGAAAATCCACTGTCCAAAATGAAACTATTTTAACATGACCTTGACCTCTCAGACAAAAATCCCACAATGTTGCGATAGAAGAACTTGGatttagatttgaatttcaCATCAACCATGATTTCAAATCCAAGATTTTGCAAAGCTAAAAaaacttgtttgtttttatgcaAATCCAGATTTTAATATATGGTCCAAACAAGGAATTTGGattttgaaaccccaaatcCAAATCATCCACCTAAATCTATTCATCCAAACGCAACATAAGTGAACTCCTCAACTAGCAATCctaaacattatttaaaagaagACCTAAAGCAACATAAATGAGAGCACAAACACCAAATGAAGCACAAGAGACCATAGGCTCCAAACAAATATTAGATaatgagaataaaaataattcagaaCTTATGTGTCCTTAACAAACATCGGTAAAGAGGCTTGAAAGTGTTGTCAAAGTGTTATCCCCTACTAGGAATTGAAACAAAACCCATTACAGTAGCACCAAAACACTCTACTACTGAACATTAAAGTAAACAGTAACGAAACCATAGATATCAAACAAAAAGTTTGCCTGTCCACTCTTCTACTCTTCCTCGGTGGCCGACTCAGCACCCTTCTTGTTATGCTTTCTAGCGTACCTCTGGTTCCTCAAGAACTTTGGATCCATCTGTacccataataataataataaaaaaaacattttttaaagaatcaATTACATGATTGAAATATGTGGCATAataatacacaaaaaataaatagtaccCCTTTGGTGGAGGTATGGCGGTGCTTGCGGGGCTTCTTGATGCCGTTCTTGTGAGCCTTGTAAGATTGGTTGTGAGCTGTGTGGTTCTTCGACTTCGCCATCTCTAAAACCCAATACACACAGTTACATACAAATAAACAAGCAGTCACACACAAcggacagagacagagacagagacagaccTGGAAGAGGATGCGTATGTGTGCTTCTGCTGGGGGTTCCTTCTACGGAGCAAATGAGAAGATTTGGGGCGCTTTATCTGAGATTCTGAAACCCTAATTCTTAGGTGGCGAGGTATATCAAATGACGGAAATACCATCTCTGGTGTTGTGGTTTTGGGCCTGCTCCAACATTGATAAGCCCAATAGGAGGAGATAGCTGAGCCCATATTAGTGGACCAGATACAGTGACCCAAttggtctaaaaaaaaaaaatttggaattgcCCAATATTTGGCATACATTAAaaagaagagtaatgctacatataatcgtgaaatgcacaaatttcatacaGTCGCttttaaaaagagtagaatttactattaaaaaattaattttttttcaagtggatcccatatttattcactttttttaaagtgactgcatgacgcttgcacacttacgattgcaagtatcatttctctaaaaagaATGACCTTATAAtttaagagttttgttatatacagttacttttatgtattttttgtacaCTTCATTGATATGATTGACcaaatcaattatttatattttaaaaaaaatgacgtagccaatcacattagtgaAGTACATTAGAAGTACGTAAAATGactgcatataaaatttttgataatttaattacTTAAGGTGCTATAAGTCACAAGCTAAGTCCTGATAAACAAGTTGGCATAATATAAgtcaaagaatttgaaaaatacaagACATTATTAGATCATAGTACCTCACCCCAAATCCATCATCCACTTCCTTCTGATCATccaataaaaagtaattattcaatattattaaattacaaCCACTTGGTATTCTCATAAGTGGtcggataattttataatttttattttattttataattttatttttgtgacacGTGGCATATTTCTATTTGTTATTGAATGACTTGCAAACCACGTGATGAGATTTAGTTATTGGATCTAATGGAATATGTAACGAAATTATCAAAATAGGTAGTGAAGtgatttaagatattttataaatattagtaaaaaaatattgataaaatattaaataataataaataataataaaaaaaataaaaaataatagtaaactattctcaaaatattttaatacccAAACAGAGACTAAGTACAAGGATGAAAGTGTTCAGCTTTAAAAGTCAAGAAATAATCTgtctgatatttttattaaagggtGTAAAGGAATAGTTGGCATCCCATCAttgaattttgtttgtttgtttgtttgtgaggttaaatacaaaatcagtaactagattttcaagtttttacaaaaagaaaccACAATTTTAAAAGCTTTCGCTACATTAATATTGGAAATATTGAATccacattttaatttttgattggCTAATCTACATATCAGTCAATCAAATATTTACACGTAATAATACAAAActcttattaatattttaattagagaTAGATGGagatttctatatataaattatgaagtgggtaaatattatttaattaatttataaaagagtgatatttattattaaaaaattaattttttataaaaattttatatttaattattttttttaaaaaaattacgattaggtaaaaataataataaaataataaattattcgCATTCAGGCCCGATTACAGGCTGAGGTGGCGGCGTGGGGCGTTAAGTTTTCTCCCTTTCACATCCAATTTTTCATCTAACCGAGCGAGCGCAGCTCGAtttctctcggctctctctctacGTCCCCTATTTCCCGTGGGATTTGAGATTCAGTGTGAACTGGTGAGTTAAACCTCCTCGAGAAAACATGTTCCTTGTTGATTGGTTCTATGGAGTTCTTGCGTCGCTGGGTCT
This window of the Juglans regia cultivar Chandler chromosome 12, Walnut 2.0, whole genome shotgun sequence genome carries:
- the LOC108994772 gene encoding 60S ribosomal protein L29-1-like; this encodes MAKSKNHTAHNQSYKAHKNGIKKPRKHRHTSTKGMDPKFLRNQRYARKHNKKGAESATEEE